Proteins encoded together in one bacterium window:
- a CDS encoding DUF4159 domain-containing protein: MKKIYSFILLIFIILCLNIESWECGKAPPTQQPQRRKAGEGFPPLPLPVTPLRRSEKKNPPSPPVIIGKVICGSDDKWTRAENDIENLLKIIGQSTKINYRAVKISLNNFSFDPEEIPILYITSVEPFSLEEKNFTKIKEFLLKGGFIWANASSGSPEFTKEFINIIEKIFPDRNFYPLYSNHPIINCFHNIKNVKILEEGKEKEINLNLRTLNIGCRAAVILSPYDLGCGWAMHTHPWGVRYLPEDAIKIGTNMFLYSLNWIEYGKFYSQLPVYTEKEKSKAGKIYIGQVKHSGDWNPSPNSIGKFLKNFSEKTETFVYLEPISVDLKKDTLKDVPVLYITGHYDPNFDEIELKKLRDFLLKGGCLIGNSCCGSEDFTIAFQKIINKILPEAKKVIPKENDKIFQFPFVINTIFSTYRFEDPIEIYYLKEQPIIVFSKYDIGSGWENIPKPFVFSLNIKESKEIGTNILVYLLTH; the protein is encoded by the coding sequence ATGAAAAAAATATACAGTTTTATTCTATTAATCTTTATAATTTTGTGTTTAAATATTGAAAGTTGGGAATGTGGTAAAGCCCCACCCACACAACAACCTCAAAGAAGAAAAGCAGGAGAAGGATTTCCACCTTTACCTTTACCTGTAACACCTTTAAGAAGAAGCGAAAAGAAAAATCCTCCATCCCCACCTGTAATAATAGGAAAAGTTATTTGTGGTTCCGATGATAAATGGACAAGAGCAGAAAATGACATTGAAAATCTTCTTAAAATAATTGGACAATCTACAAAAATAAATTATAGAGCAGTAAAAATTTCTTTAAATAATTTTTCCTTTGACCCGGAAGAAATACCCATTCTTTACATAACAAGTGTTGAACCATTTTCACTTGAAGAAAAAAATTTCACAAAAATCAAAGAATTTTTATTAAAAGGTGGTTTCATCTGGGCAAATGCTTCTTCAGGAAGTCCTGAATTTACAAAAGAATTTATAAATATAATTGAAAAAATATTCCCTGATAGAAATTTTTACCCACTTTATTCAAATCACCCTATTATAAACTGTTTTCATAATATTAAAAATGTAAAAATTTTAGAGGAAGGTAAAGAAAAAGAAATAAATCTTAATTTAAGAACATTGAATATTGGATGTAGAGCTGCTGTAATTTTGTCCCCTTATGACCTTGGATGTGGATGGGCAATGCATACTCATCCATGGGGAGTAAGATATTTACCGGAAGATGCAATTAAAATAGGAACAAATATGTTTTTATATTCTCTGAACTGGATTGAATATGGAAAATTTTATAGCCAGTTACCAGTATATACGGAAAAAGAAAAAAGTAAAGCAGGGAAGATTTATATAGGACAGGTTAAACATTCTGGTGATTGGAATCCTTCCCCAAATTCAATTGGAAAATTCCTTAAAAATTTTTCAGAAAAGACAGAGACATTTGTTTATTTAGAACCAATTTCTGTTGATTTGAAAAAAGATACTTTAAAAGATGTACCTGTCCTTTACATTACAGGCCATTATGACCCGAATTTTGATGAAATAGAATTGAAAAAATTAAGAGATTTTCTTTTGAAAGGAGGTTGTCTGATAGGTAATAGTTGCTGTGGAAGTGAGGACTTTACAATTGCATTTCAAAAAATAATAAATAAAATACTTCCAGAAGCAAAAAAAGTAATTCCAAAAGAAAATGATAAAATTTTTCAATTCCCTTTTGTTATAAATACAATCTTTTCTACCTATAGATTTGAAGACCCAATTGAAATATATTATTTAAAAGAACAACCAATAATTGTTTTTTCTAAATATGATATTGGAAGTGGATGGGAAAATATACCGAAACCTTTTGTTTTTTCTTTAAATATTAAAGAATCAAAAGAAATAGGAACGAATATTCTAGTTTATTTATTAACTCACTAA
- a CDS encoding PAS domain S-box protein, with translation MDEIVKLKNILTFKDLEIKNLKEEIEKLKTIISFFPGIIVILDKYGNIEFINKEGVKVLHYSSEDELVGENWFDKCIPEDNRENLRFIFRKIIEGYIDEFKYYENPVLTKIRTLKLIGWRNSYIKDEKGDIIKTISYGIEVLRETLEKQKINDYTKIFDILPEAIHIIDREFKILYFNEVFKKWNKILGFSVDVIGKKLFSVFPFLSDKVREEYEKVFENGDILITKEKNIIKGKEFITETRKIPIFEKEKVIRVITFIREITDFFKNYEENIL, from the coding sequence ATGGATGAAATAGTTAAACTTAAAAATATTCTTACTTTCAAGGATTTAGAGATAAAAAATTTAAAGGAAGAGATTGAAAAACTTAAAACTATTATTTCTTTTTTCCCTGGGATTATTGTCATTCTGGATAAATATGGAAATATTGAGTTTATAAATAAAGAGGGAGTAAAGGTCTTACATTATTCTTCAGAAGATGAACTGGTAGGGGAAAACTGGTTTGATAAATGTATTCCAGAGGATAACAGAGAAAATTTAAGATTTATATTCAGAAAAATTATAGAGGGGTACATTGATGAATTTAAATATTACGAAAATCCTGTTTTAACAAAAATAAGAACTTTAAAATTGATTGGATGGAGAAATTCATATATAAAAGATGAAAAAGGAGATATAATTAAAACAATAAGTTATGGAATAGAAGTTTTGAGAGAAACACTTGAAAAGCAGAAAATCAATGATTACACAAAAATTTTTGATATTTTACCCGAGGCAATTCATATAATAGATAGAGAATTTAAAATTCTTTATTTTAATGAGGTTTTTAAAAAATGGAACAAAATTCTCGGTTTTTCTGTTGATGTTATAGGAAAAAAACTTTTTAGTGTTTTTCCTTTTCTTTCAGATAAAGTTAGAGAAGAATATGAGAAGGTTTTTGAAAATGGAGATATTTTGATAACAAAGGAAAAAAATATTATTAAAGGAAAGGAATTTATTACAGAAACAAGAAAAATACCAATTTTTGAGAAAGAAAAAGTAATAAGAGTTATAACATTTATAAGAGAAATAACGGATTTTTTTAAGAATTATGAAGAAAATATTTTATGA
- a CDS encoding aldo/keto reductase, with protein sequence MIYREFGKTGIKVSILGFGAMRLPMKEINGTNVVDEDLSIKIIQRSFELGVNYIDTAYGYCNHQSEIVVGKALKGWRKKVYLSTKSPIWNIEKTEDYRRILEEQLKKLDVDYIDFYHFHSLSWQSFQDKVLKLNLIEEAIKAKEEKLIKHISFSFHDKPEFMKKIVDEAEIFETVLCQYNLLDRSNEESIDYVVKKGVGVAVMGPVGGGRLSDFPYLMNVFKEKYKTPVEIALKFVFTNRNVSVALSGMNSFEMVEENAKIASSGEFLNETEIKLIEKIIKERRKTGEIPCTACKYCLPCPQNIPIPNIFFLFNQYILLGSERYKNAYTQIGNKEKDERKKGDACIECGQCEEKCPQKIKIREEIKKIHKIFSS encoded by the coding sequence ATGATTTACAGAGAATTTGGGAAAACTGGGATTAAAGTTTCTATACTTGGATTTGGAGCAATGCGGCTTCCAATGAAAGAAATAAATGGTACCAATGTAGTGGATGAAGATTTATCCATTAAAATAATACAGAGGAGTTTTGAACTTGGAGTAAATTATATTGATACTGCTTATGGATATTGTAATCATCAAAGTGAAATAGTTGTGGGTAAAGCATTAAAAGGATGGAGAAAAAAAGTATATTTATCAACAAAATCCCCTATCTGGAATATAGAAAAAACAGAAGATTACAGAAGGATTCTTGAAGAACAGTTAAAAAAACTTGATGTTGATTATATTGATTTTTATCATTTTCATTCTCTTAGTTGGCAGAGTTTTCAGGATAAGGTTTTAAAACTCAATCTGATTGAAGAAGCAATCAAGGCAAAGGAAGAAAAACTTATAAAACATATTTCTTTTTCTTTTCATGATAAACCTGAATTTATGAAAAAAATTGTTGATGAAGCAGAAATTTTTGAAACTGTTCTCTGTCAGTATAACCTACTTGATAGAAGTAATGAAGAAAGCATTGATTATGTTGTAAAAAAGGGAGTAGGAGTTGCTGTTATGGGACCAGTTGGAGGTGGACGACTTTCTGATTTTCCTTATTTAATGAATGTTTTTAAAGAAAAATATAAAACGCCTGTTGAAATAGCATTGAAATTCGTTTTTACAAATAGAAATGTTTCAGTTGCTTTATCTGGTATGAACAGCTTTGAAATGGTAGAGGAAAATGCAAAAATAGCAAGTTCTGGAGAATTTTTAAATGAAACAGAAATAAAATTGATAGAAAAAATAATAAAAGAAAGAAGGAAAACTGGAGAAATACCATGTACAGCATGTAAATATTGTTTACCCTGTCCTCAAAATATCCCAATTCCTAATATTTTCTTTCTTTTCAACCAGTATATTCTGCTTGGTTCAGAAAGATACAAAAATGCTTATACACAAATAGGAAATAAAGAAAAAGATGAAAGAAAAAAAGGAGATGCATGTATTGAATGTGGACAATGTGAAGAAAAATGCCCTCAAAAGATAAAAATCAGAGAAGAAATAAAAAAAATTCATAAAATATTTTCTTCATAA